A region of Gemmatimonadaceae bacterium DNA encodes the following proteins:
- a CDS encoding carboxylate-amine ligase, with translation MKAPSLTIGVEEEYQIIDPSTRALTSYITQILEADHLILGQVKPELHQSIVEVGTTVCRTPQEVRAQLVELRRGVMELAARRGFKIAAAGTHPFSHWADQEITQLDRYIGTKEAMQQLAQQLLIFGTHVHIGIEDRDFLIDACNVSRYFLPHILCLSTSSPFWIGRLTGLKSYRSAVFRAFPRTGVPRFIASWAEYENYLRTLVATGCIPNGSKIWWDVRPHHTFPTLEFRICDVCTRVDEAVCIAAILQAIVFKLYKMRRDNTTFRIYGSELIDENKWRAVRYGLDGNLIDFGKATELPAPVLIRELIEWFLDDVLDELGTRKEVEYAFRILAEGSSADRQIRAYHAAGKDTKAVVDLLIRETEEGVL, from the coding sequence ATGAAAGCTCCGAGCCTCACGATCGGCGTCGAAGAGGAGTACCAGATCATCGACCCCTCGACGCGTGCGCTCACGTCGTACATCACGCAGATCCTCGAGGCCGACCACCTGATCCTCGGGCAGGTGAAGCCGGAGCTGCACCAGAGCATCGTCGAAGTCGGCACGACGGTGTGCCGGACGCCCCAGGAGGTGAGGGCGCAGCTCGTCGAGCTTCGACGCGGCGTGATGGAGCTGGCGGCACGACGCGGCTTCAAGATCGCCGCGGCCGGTACCCACCCCTTCTCGCACTGGGCCGACCAGGAGATCACGCAGCTCGATCGCTACATCGGCACCAAGGAAGCGATGCAGCAGCTTGCCCAACAGCTGCTCATCTTTGGCACACACGTGCACATCGGGATCGAGGACCGCGATTTCCTCATCGATGCATGCAACGTGTCGCGCTACTTCCTGCCCCACATCCTCTGCCTGTCGACCAGTTCGCCGTTCTGGATCGGTCGCCTCACGGGGCTCAAGTCGTATCGCAGCGCGGTGTTCCGCGCGTTCCCGAGGACCGGCGTGCCTCGCTTCATTGCGTCGTGGGCCGAATACGAGAACTACCTCAGGACGCTCGTCGCGACCGGCTGCATCCCGAACGGATCCAAGATCTGGTGGGACGTCCGGCCGCACCACACGTTCCCGACGCTGGAGTTCCGCATCTGCGATGTGTGCACCCGCGTCGACGAAGCCGTCTGCATCGCTGCGATCCTGCAGGCGATCGTGTTCAAGCTGTACAAGATGCGCCGCGACAACACCACGTTCCGCATCTACGGCTCCGAGTTGATCGATGAGAACAAGTGGCGTGCGGTGCGCTACGGACTCGACGGCAACCTCATCGATTTTGGCAAGGCCACCGAACTCCCCGCCCCCGTGCTGATTCGCGAACTCATCGAATGGTTCCTCGATGACGTCCTCGATGAGCTGGGCACGCGCAAGGAAGTCGAATACGCCTTCCGGATCCTCGCCGAAGGCTCGAGCGCCGACCGGCAGATCCGCGCCTACCACGCCGCCGGCAAGGACACAAAGGCCGTGGTCGACCTGCTGATTCGGGAGACCGAAGAAGGGGTTCTGTAG
- a CDS encoding alpha/beta hydrolase has translation MTISSGFYQKWMARHRSPPGTLEIIHDVHSPELGNRRDILVYLPSSYEKSDRPFPVLYMHDGQNLFDPMTSFAGEWGVDASMARAPRRGRRAIVVGIPNMGIDRMKEYSPFVDARHGGGGGDAYLDFLINTLKPMIDARFRTRPERESTGLLGSSLGALISLYGFFRQPSHFGFVGAMSPALWFAHGGIFPCIEAAANVGGRIYLDVGMREGEGTLANARAMRDLLERKGYRPGRDLMWVEDRQGMHNEAAWGRRLRKALPFLLDDGTE, from the coding sequence ATGACGATCAGCAGCGGTTTCTACCAGAAGTGGATGGCCCGCCACCGCAGTCCGCCGGGCACGCTCGAGATCATCCACGACGTGCACAGCCCCGAACTGGGGAATCGGCGCGACATTCTCGTGTACCTGCCGTCGAGTTACGAGAAGTCGGACCGCCCGTTCCCGGTGCTCTACATGCACGACGGGCAGAACCTGTTCGACCCGATGACGAGCTTTGCCGGGGAGTGGGGGGTCGACGCCTCGATGGCACGGGCTCCGCGGCGCGGGCGTCGGGCGATCGTGGTGGGCATTCCCAACATGGGGATCGACCGGATGAAGGAGTACTCCCCGTTCGTCGACGCCCGGCACGGGGGCGGGGGCGGGGACGCCTACCTCGACTTTCTGATCAATACGCTCAAGCCGATGATCGACGCGCGCTTTCGCACACGGCCGGAGCGCGAGTCGACCGGGCTGCTCGGTTCGTCGCTCGGCGCGCTGATCTCGTTGTACGGGTTTTTCCGGCAGCCGTCGCATTTCGGGTTCGTCGGCGCGATGAGCCCGGCGCTCTGGTTCGCGCACGGGGGGATCTTCCCATGCATCGAGGCCGCAGCCAACGTAGGCGGGCGGATCTACCTGGACGTGGGGATGCGTGAAGGGGAGGGGACGCTGGCCAACGCACGGGCCATGCGCGACCTGCTCGAGCGCAAGGGCTACCGGCCGGGCCGGGACCTGATGTGGGTGGAGGACCGGCAGGGCATGCATAACGAGGCAGCGTGGGGGCGGCGGCTGCGCAAGGCCCTGCCCTTTCTGCTCGACGACGGAACGGAATGA
- a CDS encoding esterase, with protein MTRVHGHHHSWYSPAVGRQMHVRWFGRGGARVLAFPTTMGNHNEWPNRRMPDVLRHQIERGWIQLWCLDHNHDASWYDKTAHPGARAWRHLQYDRYVIDELLPFTQHVNGNGFVIGTGASFGAFHAMSIGLRHPDRFHRLIGMSGTYDIRGMTGGYSDGNVHAANPFDFMRFEHDPARLEAFRRQDIIMVVGDGDPHYEQNREFSGVLWERGIGNALRVWNGHAHDWPYWEDWIVRYLPGHD; from the coding sequence ATGACACGGGTTCACGGGCATCATCACTCCTGGTACAGTCCCGCGGTGGGACGGCAGATGCACGTGCGCTGGTTCGGTCGGGGCGGCGCCCGCGTGCTCGCGTTCCCCACGACGATGGGCAACCACAACGAGTGGCCAAACCGTCGCATGCCGGACGTCTTGCGACACCAGATCGAGCGCGGCTGGATCCAGCTCTGGTGCCTCGACCACAACCACGATGCGAGCTGGTACGACAAGACCGCCCATCCCGGCGCGCGCGCGTGGAGGCACCTGCAATACGATCGTTACGTGATCGACGAGCTGCTGCCCTTCACGCAGCACGTGAACGGCAACGGCTTCGTGATCGGCACCGGCGCGAGCTTCGGGGCGTTTCACGCCATGAGCATCGGGCTCCGGCACCCTGACCGCTTTCATCGCCTCATCGGCATGAGCGGGACGTATGACATCCGGGGCATGACCGGCGGATACTCCGACGGCAACGTGCATGCGGCGAACCCGTTCGACTTCATGCGCTTCGAGCACGACCCCGCGCGCCTGGAGGCGTTCCGGAGACAAGACATCATCATGGTCGTCGGCGACGGCGACCCGCACTACGAGCAGAATCGCGAGTTCTCGGGGGTGCTGTGGGAGCGGGGAATCGGCAACGCCCTCCGGGTCTGGAACGGCCACGCGCACGACTGGCCGTACTGGGAGGACTGGATCGTTCGCTACCTGCCGGGGCACGACTGA